In one Bombyx mori chromosome 22, ASM3026992v2 genomic region, the following are encoded:
- the CPR146 gene encoding collagen precursor (The RefSeq protein has 6 substitutions compared to this genomic sequence) — protein sequence MGPGIMIKFCILAVLALSLVSADKPKTETTSTTAKKATEVPAKKTVEVPLKKASEVPVKKASEVPTKKPHVEPAREGRQLSPYPGQQDNEVVVDIQDDEKKQYYETNYDTSAYGFGYDVGPNGQFHHENRGPDGVVYGCYGYVDTEGYLRATHYVADSHGYRVVEPEKPVEVFPDEKYEYDENYEPTPSATGQTIPWNKLFFPQGCGRTPGGVPPQPFKPKPKPKPPVDSTGQTSNPSPGVAYPGQGPNGPYGPGGSGGSGGPGGPGGPNGPYGPGGPGGPNGPYGPGGTGGPNGPYGPGGQDGSYRPDGSYGPDGSYQPEGSYGPDGSWQGGYYPGTPGSPGTPGSPGSPGSPGSPGTPGSPGTPGTPGSGGGYYPGQDGTGGPTGPSGGGGGYYPGSPGSPGTPGTPGTPGTPGGPGGPGGPGGPGGPGGPNGPNGPGGSDGGQYYPALPGSPGTPGSPGTPGGPGGPGGPGGPGGPGGPGGPGGPDQPSYPGQPGQPGTPGYPGQPGYPGQPGTPGQPGTPGQPGYPGQGGQPINPGQPGYPGQPGQPGYPGQPGQPGTPGQPGTPGQPGTPGQPGQPGYPGTPGQPGQSGYPGQGGPQQGGYPGQPGQPGYPGQPGQPGTPGQPGTPGQPGTPGQPGTPGQPGQPGYPGQAGQPVNPAQPGYPGQPGQPGYPGQPGQPGTPGQPGTPGQPGTPGQPGQPGYPGQAGQPVNPAQPGYPGQPSQPGYPGQPGQPGTPGQPGTPGQPGQPGTPGQPGQPGYPGQGGQPIKPGQTGYPGQPGQPGYPGQPGQPGTPGQPGTPGQPGQPGYPGQGGQPIKPGQTGYPGQPGQPGYPGQPGQPGTPGQPGQPGQPGTPGQPGTPGQPGQPGYPGQGGQPVNPAQPGYPGQPGQPGYPGQPGQPGTPGQPGTPGQPGTPGQPGQPGYPGQGGQPVNPAQPGYPGQPSQPGYPGQLGQPGTPGQPGQPGTPGQPGTPGQPGQPGYPGQGGQPINPTQPGSPGQLGQPGYPGQPGQPAGQPGYPGQGGQQQGGQPINPSQPGYPSHPGQPGYPGQPGQPGQPGQPGTPGQPGQPGYPGQGGQPIKPGQPGYPGQPGQPGYPGQPGQPGAPGQPGQPGQPVQPGTPGQAGQPGYPGQGGQPIKPAQPGHPGQPGQPGQPGTPGQPGQPGYPGQPGQPGQPGQPGQQGYPGQGGPQQGGQPINPSQPGYPGQSGQPGYPGQPVQPGQPGQPGTPGEPGQPGTPGQPGYPGQGGPQQGGQPMNPSQPEYPSQPGQPGQPGTPGQAGHPGQPGHPGAPGQPGYPGQPGQTGAPGQAGYPGQGGPQQGGQPINPSQPGHPVQPGQPGQPGQPGKPGQPGTPGQPGAPGQPGTPGQPGYPGQNGPQQGGQPIKPDQPGYPGQPGAPGQPGTPGQPGQPGTPGQPGYPGQGGPQQGGQPINPDQPGQPGPPGYPGQGGQPINPSQSGYPGQPGQGGDSVSSGTGVQPPTYVPSTQMPPFPIYVIPFPLPIVPSPGSCPCYLLNPGNNGTATNEMQASSHPANGQSQGYAPYGIIGFIPVVFVPYCPGNGSAMNTAQQNFPQAVPVQYNCAQCQANRDVYRFAGRNNGARAFKELKELKSLDELNDLIRNRIKPTTRTLRQIAAHPKILETKH from the exons ATGGGACCCGGAATAATGATTAAATTTTGTATCTTG GCGGTGCTAGCATTGTCACTGGTTAGCGCCGATAAGCCAAAAACTGAGACAACTTCAACGACCGCGAAAAAGGCAACTGAAGTACCCGCGAAGAAGACAGTCGAAGTACCTTTGAAGAAGGCATCTGAAGTGCCCGTGAAGAAGGCATCAGAAGTGCCAACAAAGAAGCCCCATGTAGAACCCGCGCGTGAAGGAAGGCAGTTGAGTCCTTACCCTGGACAACAAGACAACGAAGTGGTGGTCGACATTCAGGACGACGAAAAGAAGCAGTACTACGAAACCAACTATGAcacaa GTGCGTATGGTTTCGGATACGATGTCGGCCCAAACGGACAGTTTCATCACGAGAACCGCGGTCCCGATGGTGTCGTCTACGGATGTTATGGTTACGTCGACACCGAGGGCTACCTCCGCGCCACCCACTACGTTGCCGACAGCCACGGCTACCGAGTCGTAGAACCAGAAAAACCTGTCGAAGTTTTCCCCGATGAGAAATACGAATATGACGAAAA ttacgAACCCACGCCATCCGCGACGGGTCAAACCATTCCGTGGAATAAGTTATTCTTCCCCCAGGGATGCGGTCGCACTCCTGGCGGAGTTCCACCCCAACCGTTCAAACcaaaacctaaacctaaaccccCTGTAGATAGCACCGGACAAACTAGCAACCCCAGTCCTGGCGTCGCATACCCTGGTCAAG gcCCTAATGGCCCTTACGGTCCTGGCGGCTCCGGCGGCTCCGGCGGCCCTGGTGGTCCCGGAGGACCAAATGGACCTTACGGACCTGGTGGTCCCGGAGGACCAAATGGACCTTACGGACCCGGCGGTACTGGCGGACCTAATGGTCCTTATGGCCCAGGTGGTCAAGATGGCTCATACAGACCAGACGGCTCCTACGGTCCAGACGGATCTTATCAACCGGAAGGTTCCTACGGACCCGACGGATCAT GGCAAGGTGGTTACTATCCTGGCACTCCTGGATCGCCTGGAACTCCTGGGTCGCCTGGCAGCCCTGGATCCCCTGGTAGCCCGGGTACTCCTGGTTCTCCAGGCACACCAGGAACACCTGGTTCAGGCGGTGGATACTATCCTGGACAAGACGGAACAG GGGGACCGACTGGTCCTTCAGGCGGGGGAGGTGGCTACTATCCAGGTAGTCCCGGCAGTCCTGGAACCCCCGGCACTCCAGGCACACCCGGAACACcag GTGGCCCTGGGGGTCCAGGTGGACCAGGTGGACCAGGTGGTCCAGGAGGGCCAAACGGTCCAAATGGGCCTGGAGGATCTGACGGCGGTCAATATTATCCTGCACTGCCCGGTAGTCCCGGTACACCCGGCTCCCCAGGCACTCCTGGTGGACCTGGTGGACCTGGTGGTCCCGGAGGCCCTGGGGGACCAGGCGGCCCAGGCGGCCCGGGAGGTccag ATCAACCAAGCTACCCTGGACAGCCAGGACAGCCTGGTACACCAGGATATCCAGGACAACCAGGATACCCAGGACAACCCGGTACACCAGGACAACCAGGAACACCAGGCCAGCCAGGCTATCCAGGACAAGGTGGACAACCTATAAATCCTGGTCAACCAGGATACCCAGGCCAGCCCGGACAACCAGGATACCCGGGACAACCAGGTCAGCCAGGAACACCAGGACAACCCGGAACGCCTGGACAACCAGGAACGCCAGGACAACCAGGACAACCCGGCTATCCAGGAACTCCTGGGCAACCAGGGCAATCCGGATATCCAGGACAGGGTGGACCACAACAGGGAG GATACCCAGGTCAGCCAGGCCAGCCGGGATACCCAGGACAACCAGGACAGCCAGGAACACCAGGACAGCCAGGAACACCAGGACAGCCAGGAACACCAGGCCAGCCCGGAACACCAGGACAACCAGGTCAACCAGGCTACCCAGGACAAGGTGGACAGCCTGTAAATCCTGCTCAGCCGGGATACCCAGGACAGCCAGGTCAGCCAGGATACCCAGGACAACCAGGACAGCCAGGAACTCCAGGACAGCCCGGAACACCAGGACAGCCCGGAACACCAGGACAACCAGGTCAACCAGGCTACCCAGGACAAGGTGGACAGCCTGTAAATCCTGCTCAGCCGGGATACCCAGGTCAGCCAAGTCAGCCGGGATACCCAGGACAACCAGGACAGCCAGGAACACCAGGACAGCCAGGAACACCAGGACAACCAGGGCAGCCCGGAACACCAGGACAACCAGGTCAACCAGGCTACCCAGGACAAGGTGGACAGCCTATAAAGCCTGGTCAGACAGGATACCCAGGTCAGCCAGGCCAGCCGGGATACCCAGGACAACCAGGCCAGCCAGGAACACCAGGACAGCCAGGAACACCAGGACAGCCAGGCCAACCAGGCTACCCAGGACAAGGTGGACAGCCTATAAAGCCTGGTCAGACAGGATACCCAGGTCAGCCAGGCCAGCCGGGATACCCAGGACAACCAGGACAGCCAGGAACACCAGGACAGCCAGGCCAACCGGGACAACCCGGTACACCAGGCCAGCCCGGAACACCAGGACAACCAGGTCAACCAGGCTACCCAGGACAAGGTGGACAGCCTGTAAATCCTGCTCAGCCGGGATACCCAGGACAGCCAGGTCAGCCAGGATACCCAGGACAACCAGGACAGCCAGGAACTCCAGGACAGCCCGGAACACCAGGACAGCCCGGAACACCAGGACAACCAGGTCAACCAGGCTACCCAGGACAAGGTGGACAGCCTGTAAATCCTGCTCAGCCGGGATACCCAGGTCAGCCAAGTCAGCCGGGATACCCAGGACAACTAGGACAACCAGGAACTCCAGGACAACCAGGACAGCCCGGAACACCAGGACAGCCCGGAACACCAGGACAACCAGGTCAACCAGGCTACCCAGGACAAGGTGGACAGCCTATAAATCCTACTCAGCCGGGATCCCCAGGTCAGCTAGGTCAGCCAGGATACCCAGGACAACCAGGACAGCCAG CAGGACAACCAGGCTATCCCGGACAAGGTGGACAACAACAGGGCGGTCAGCCCATTAATCCTAGTCAACCTGGATACCCCAGCCATCCAGGACAACCAGGATACCCAGGACAACCAGGTCAACCAGGACAACCAGGCCAGCCCGGAACACCAGGACAACCAGGTCAACCAGGCTACCCAGGACAAGGTGGACAGCCTATAAAGCCTGGTCAGCCAGGATACCCAGGTCAGCCAGGCCAGCCGGGATACCCTGGACAACCAGGACAGCCAGGAGCACCAGGCCAACCGGGTCAGCCAGGACAACCAGTGCAGCCCGGAACACCAGGACAAGCAGGTCAACCAGGCTACCCAGGACAAGGTGGACAACCTATAAAGCCTGCTCAGCCGGGACACCCAGGCCAGCCTGGACAACCAGGGCAGCCCGGAACACCAGGACAACCAGGTCAACCAGGATACCCAGGGCAACCGGGTCAGCCAGGACAACCAGGGCAACCAGGACAACAAGGCTATCCAGGACAAGGTGGACCACAACAGGGCGGTCAGCCTATTAATCCTAGTCAACCTGGTTACCCAGGCCAGTCAGGACAACCAGGTTACCCTGGACAACCGGTTCAGCCAGGACAACCAGGGCAGCCCGGAACACCAGGGGAACCGGGACAGCCCGGTACACCAGGACAACCTGGCTATCCAGGACAAGGTGGACCACAACAGGGCGGTCAGCCTATGAATCCTAGTCAACCCGAATACCCAAGCCAGCCAGGACAACCAGGACAGCCAGGAACACCGGGACAAGCAGGACACCCAGGACAACCTGGACACCCAGGCGCACCAGGACAACCAGGTTACCCAGGACAACCCGGACAGCCGGGCGCACCAGGACAAGCAGGTTACCCAGGACAAGGTGGACCGCAACAGGGCGGTCAGCCTATAAATCCTAGTCAACCAGGACATCCAGGGCAGCCAGGACAGCCGGGTCAACCAGGGCAGCCAGGAAAACCCGGGCAACCTGGTACACCAGGGCAGCCTGGAGCTCCAGGGCAACCTGGAACACCAGGACAACCAGGCTATCCAGGACAAAATGGACCACAACAAGGCGGTCAGCCTATTAAACCTGATCAACCCGGATACCCAGGCCAACCGGGAGCACCAGGGCAGCCTGGAACACCAGGACAACCCGGACAGCCAGGAACACCAGGACAACCCGGATATCCAGGACAAGGCGGACCACAACAGGGCGGTCAGCCTATCAATCCCGATCAGCCCGGACAGCCAGGTCCACCAGGATATCCAGGGCAAGGCGGACAACCCATAAATCCTAGTCAATCAGGCTACCCGGGACAACCAGGACAAG gaGGCGATTCCGTCTCGTCGGGAACTGGTGTGCAGCCACCGACATATGTTCCATCAACTCAAATGCCACCTTTCCCAATTTATGTCATACCTTTTCCATTGCCTATCGTACCAAGTCCAGGATCATGTCCCTGCTATTTATTAAATCCTGGAAATAACGGTACAGCAACGAACGAAATGCAAGCATCCTCACATCCCGCAAATGGACAGAGTCAAGGATATGCTCCGTACGGTATTATAGGATTCATACCTGTTGTTTTCGTTCCCTATTGTCCAGGAAATGGGAGTGCGATGAACACTGCACAACAAAACTTCCCTCAAGCAGTACCGGTGCAATACAATTGTGCCCAATGTCAGGCCAATCGAGATGTCTACAGATTCGCAGGCCGACACAATGGCGCCAGAGCGTTCAAAGAGCTTAAAGAACTTAAATCGCTGGACGAACTTAACGATCTCATTCGAAATAGAATAAAACCTACCAAGAGGACATTACGTCAAATTGCAGCACATCCAAAAATACTTGAAACAAAACACTAG